In Malania oleifera isolate guangnan ecotype guangnan chromosome 8, ASM2987363v1, whole genome shotgun sequence, a single window of DNA contains:
- the LOC131161852 gene encoding uncharacterized protein LOC131161852 — MMKHLQQYAEKKRDKQKRQEEAEAQIRGDFENLSDEEDLEEESMRFARQESMRSQQQWEDRQRFRARTTGRGNIYEKGGGSGSGATSGFNRAGARSYSGREAGGSGRQWINPDAPEARLKAMDPILERSKSAKQPKLNTKLLKGLRSKLGKAVGKFLIYNRIPANVADSPFMQPMLDIAAEVGKGVKGPSPYEISEIYLEQEYQEMKNYIASFAGIWKERGVTLMCDGWSGPTRKHIINFLVYCDRGTVFHKSVDASDVPSRTAEYYFR, encoded by the coding sequence atgatgaaacatctacaacagtatgctgagaagaaaagagataaacaaaaaaggcaagaagaagcagaagcccaaattagaggagattttgagaatttgagcgatgaagaagacttggaagaagaaagtatgagatttgctcgacaagaaagcatgcgatcacaacaacaatgggaagatagacaaagatttcgagcaagaacaactggaaggggtaatatttatgaaaagggaggcggctctggcagtggtgctaccagtggtttcaatagagcaggagctcgatcttatagtggtcgagaagctggaggtagtggacgacaatggatcaatcctgatgcccctgaagctagactaaaggcaatggatcctattttagaaagaagcaagagtgcgaaacaaccaaaactcaacacaaagttactgaaaggtttaagaagtaaattaggaaaagcggttggaaaattcctaatttataatcggattccagcgaatgtagctgactctccatttatgcagcctatgcttgatattgctgcagaggttggaaagggggtgaagggtccatcaccctatgagatatctgaaatttatttggagcaagagtatcaagaaatgaaaaattatatagcttcttttgctggaatttggaaggaaagaggtgtaacacttatgtgtgatggttggtcaggaccaactagaaaacacattataaactttttagtttattgtgatagaggcaccgtgtttcataaatcagttgatgcctctgatgtgccaagcagaacagctgaatattatttcaggtaa
- the LOC131161849 gene encoding uncharacterized protein LOC131161849, producing the protein MFLNLIVGYFLNPQFLYGAPPSPEVAREVMDGVKKVITKLVPDIDTQIRAINQLLLYRDRQETFGTPLAQRAVKQTNPAEWWIHYGLCAPELQRIAIRVLSQTTSASNCERNWSTFSLIHTKTRNRLKYMRLQKLVFVHYNMRLKLRRTMRRSQREIEEGFNPINLDYIFEEDDPLSQWLEERETPLLDGQDNSNWLNEEVGGTTEGGDQPPINAHDDSGSSPERTQSDDNLGLSPPSDDNGNSGAGAGVGGGGSGGGGGGGVEYNYGYDTGTSFGRDIYPSDPYGLHDIPENYDLGIPPGNQSSQPRRRRSARGDPSDSTEDSYGVVRSFGDFGLDGSSSQSFGSHPAYPHYASRDSHFYPSGLGISGSSESSSTHYPEPAPAPTYRHYSGEFSSTVHFQEQQQNDANLGSFNYVFPQGWGDNFPSQSQDTDANYEDPPRHSFWW; encoded by the exons atgtttctaaatttaattgtagggtattttttgaacccacaatttctttatggtgccccaccctctcctgaagttgctagagaagtcatggatggagttaaaaaagtgataaccaagttggtacccgatatagatactcaaattcgggctattaatcaa ttgttgctatatcgagataggcaggagacttttggaaccccgttggctcaaagggcagtgaaacaaacaaatcctg ctgaatggtggattcattatggcttgtgtgctcctgagctccaaagaatagcaattagagttcttagccagaccacatcagcttcgaactgtgagcgtaattggagcacctttagcctcatccatacgaaaacaagaaatagattaaagtatatgagactacaaaaacttgttttcgtacattacaacatgaggttaaagttaagacgtacaatgagaagaagccaacgagaaattgaagagggtttcaatcctatcaatttggactacattttcgaagaagatgatcctttaagtcaatggttagaggagagagagacaccactactcgatggtcaggacaattcaaattggttaaatgaagaggttggtggtactacagaaggaggtgatcaaccaccaataaacgcgcatgatgattcaggttcaagccctgaacgtacacaaagtgatgacaatcttggtttgagcccaccaagtgatgataatggtaatagtggtgctggagctggggttggggggggtggcagtggtggtggtggaggcggcggtgtagaatataattatggatatgatacagggacatcatttggaagggatatatatccttctgatccttatggactacatgacatacctgaaaattatgacttgggtattcctccagggaaccaatcttcacaacccaggagaaggaggagtgctcgtggtgaccctagcgattctactgaagattcatatggtgtggttcgtagttttggcgactttggtttagatggttcatcatcacaatcatttggatctcatccagcatatccacattatgcatctcgtgactcacatttttatcccagtggattaggaatctcaggatctagtgagtcttcttctacacactacccagagccagcccctgccccaacttatagacattattcaggagaattttcatcaacagtacattttcaagagcaacaacaaaatgatgcaaacttgggttcattcaactatgtatttccacaaggatggggagataatttcccatcccaatctcaagatacagatgcaaattatgaagaccctccacgtcattctttttggtggtga
- the LOC131161850 gene encoding uncharacterized protein LOC131161850, with protein MSRDRGNENLPSEDIGWHFGTAVDGNRHVIMCKLCGKIIKGGITRLKQHLAHKKGQVAGCSNVTTQVREQMMKHLQQYAEKKRDKQKRQEEAEAQIRGDFENLSDEEDLEEESMRFARQESMRSQQQWEDRQRFRARTTGRGNIYEKGGGSGSGATSGFNRAGARSYSGREAGGSGRQWINPDAPEARLKAMDPILERSKSAKQPKLNTKLLKGLRSKLGKAVGKFLIYNRIPANVADSPFMQPMLDIAAEVGKGVKGPSPYEISEIYLEQEYQEMKNYIASFAGIWKERGVTLMCDGWSGPTRKHIINFLVYCDRGTVFHKSVDASDVPSRTAEYYFR; from the coding sequence atgtcacgtgatagaggaaatgaaaacttacctagtgaagatattggatggcattttggtactgcggtagacggtaatagacatgttattatgtgtaaattatgtgggaagataatcaaagggggcattacacgcttgaaacaacacttggcacataaaaagggtcaagtagctggatgctcaaatgtgaccacacaagtaagagaacaaatgatgaaacatctacaacagtatgctgagaagaaaagagataaacaaaaaaggcaagaagaagcagaagcccaaattagaggagattttgagaatttgagcgatgaagaagacttggaagaagaaagtatgagatttgctcgacaagaaagcatgcgatcacaacaacaatgggaagatagacaaagatttcgagcaagaacaactggaaggggtaatatttatgaaaagggaggcggctctggcagtggtgctaccagtggtttcaatagagcaggagctcgatcttatagtggtcgagaagctggaggtagtggacgacaatggatcaatcctgatgcccctgaagctagactaaaggcaatggatcctattttagaaagaagcaagagtgcgaaacaaccaaaactcaacacaaagttactgaaaggtttaagaagtaaattaggaaaagcggttggaaaattcctaatttataatcggattccagcgaatgtagctgactctccatttatgcagcctatgcttgatattgctgcagaggttggaaagggggtgaagggtccatcaccctatgagatatctgaaatttatttggagcaagagtatcaagaaatgaaaaattatatagcttcttttgctggaatttggaaggaaagaggtgtaacacttatgtgtgatggttggtcaggaccaactagaaaacacattataaactttttagtttattgtgatagaggcaccgtgtttcataaatcagttgatgcctctgatgtgccaagcagaacagctgaatattatttcaggtaa